One genomic segment of Ricinus communis isolate WT05 ecotype wild-type chromosome 5, ASM1957865v1, whole genome shotgun sequence includes these proteins:
- the LOC8287737 gene encoding uncharacterized protein LOC8287737 has translation MVGMSRFNMDLKDDVSSCTVSELISSLKSAFQNAYFSQVEAVLISREEKLKREIELLKKENDWLAQKMETERLEKEMAKKECLELHKEISSLQEEKAGFHEKLKSLADDKKTVIELEAKLCELECAKLRAENEARACKINYEGLEIRVYKLDQEMKELKSFETGGENVAANVKIEGDETTDVKIEKDATRCDESAHLELSQSPSFHHTADMNNRTGGGRPLSEDIVEIIDSDDDSSAPSKILSAKEMASSGEQKGLPSGQRASEYVIGALKRKWVSSVNKGGIDNGENDVAQDVAECCSTGKEKISKAQKLFPVANSSPIEHSSSSSSSSDSDVDVDLSIY, from the exons ATGGTAGGCATGTCTCGGTTTAACATGGATcttaaagatgatgtttcttctTGCACAGTCTCAGAGCTGATTTCTTCCTTAAAATCAGCTTTTCAGAATGCTTATTTTTCACAAGTAGAAGCAGTTTTAATCTCCAGAGAAGAGAAATTGAAGCGTGAAATTGAGTTGCTCAAGAAAGAGAACGATTGGCTTGCACAGAAAATGGAGACAGAAAGATTAGAGAAAGAGATGGCCAAGAAAGAGTGTTTGGAATTACATAAGGAAATTTCTAGTCTACAAGAAGAGAAAGCTGGGTTTcatgagaaattaaaaagtttagcAGATGATAAGAAAACTGTTATTGAGCTTGAGGCAAAACTCTGTGAGTTAGAGTGTGCAAAATTAAGAGCTGAGAATGAGGCGAGGGCTTGTAAGATAAATTATGAGGGTTTGGAGATTAGGGTTTATAAGTTAGATCAGGAAATGAAGGAGTTAAAGAGTTTCGAGACTGGTGGTGAAAATGTTGCTGCTAACGTGAAAATTGAAGGTGATGAAACTACAGAtgtgaaaattgaaaaagatgcGACTCGTTGTGACGAGAGTGCCCATTTGGAGTTAAGTCAAAGTCCTAGCTTTCACCATACAGCAGACATGAATAATAGAACAG GTGGTGGAAGACCTTTATCAGAAGATATTGTTGAGATTATTGATAGTGACGATGACTCTTCTGCTCCATCTAAAATTTTGAGTGCAAAAGAGATGGCTTCCTCAGGAGAGCAGAAAGGTTTACCTTCAGGGCAAAGAGCTTCGGAATATGTGATTGGAGCACTCAAAAGAAAATGGGTTTCATCTGTTAATAAAGGTGGGATTGATAATGGGGAGAACGATGTTGCCCAAGATGTTGCTGAATGTTGCTCAACTGGTAAAGAGAAGATATCAAAAGCTCAGAAGTTATTCCCTGTGGCTAATAGTTCTCCAATTGAGCATTCCAGTTCTAGTTCCAGTTCCTCTGATTCAGATGTTGATGTCGatctttcaatttattaa
- the LOC8287738 gene encoding crooked neck-like protein 1 → MSSAKDADPSLGYLTRKDTEVKLPRPTRVKNKTPAPIQITAEQILREARERQEAEIRPPKQKITDSSELADYRLRKRKEFEDLIRRVRWNISVWIKYAQWEESQKDFNRARSVWERALEVDYRNHTLWLKYAEVEMKNKFINHARNVWDRAVTLLPRVDQLWYKYIHMETMLGNVAGARQIFERWMSWMPDQQGWISYINFEKKYNEIERARAIFERFVQCHPKVSAWIRYAKFEMKNGEIAKARNVYERAVEKLADDEEAEELFVAFAEFEEKCKETDRARCIYKFALDHIPKGRAEDLYRKFVAFEKQYGDKEGIEDAIVGKRRFQYEDEVRKNPLNYDCWFDYIRLEESVGNKERIREVYERAIANVPPAEEKRYWQRYIYLWINYALYEELDAGDVERTRDVYRECLNLIPHKKFSFAKIWLLAGQFEIRQLNLKGARQILGNAIGKAPKDKIFKKYIEIELQLGNIDRCRKLYEKYLEWAPENCYAWSKYAELERSLAETDRARAIFELAIAQPALDMPELLWKAYIDFEISEGEYDRTRQLYERLLDRTKHLKVWISYAKFEASAMEEVVQGTESEEDQKRKCIQNARRVFEKAVNYFRTSAPELKEERAMLLEEWLNTEANFGELGDVSLVQPKLPKKLKKRRPIASEDGLTGLEEYIDYIFPEETQAPNLKILEAAYRWKKQKVSTED, encoded by the exons ATGTCTTCCGCGAAAGATGCCGATCCATCGCTGGGCTACCTGACTCGAAAAGACACAGAAGTGAAACTCCCACGGCCAACACGAGTTAAGAACAAAACACCAGCTCCAATTCAAATTACCGCCGAGCAAATCCTCCGCGAAGCACGTGAACGTCAAGAAGCTGAAATCCGACCTCCGAAGCAAAAGATCACAGACTCAAGTGAACTAGCAGATTACCGTCTccgtaaaagaaaagaattcgAAGACCTGATTAGACGCGTTCGATGGAACATTAGCGTTTGGATAAAATATGCACAGTGGGAAGAGTCACAAAAGGATTTTAATCGAGCGAGGTCAGTTTGGGAACGTGCATTAGAAGTTGATTATAGGAATCATACATTATGGTTAAAATATGCAGAAgttgaaatgaaaaataaatttattaatcatgCGAGAAATGTGTGGGATAGGGCAGTTACTTTATTGCCTAGGGTTGATCAGTTATGGTATAAGTATATTCATATGGAGACAATGCTTGGTAATGTAGCTGGTGCTAGACAAATTTTTGAAAGATGGATGAGTTGGATGCCAGATCAGCAAGGATGGATTAGTTATATTAATTTCGAGAAAAAGTATAATGAGATTGAACGCGCCAGAGCTATTTTCGAAAGGTTCGTACAATGTCATCCGAAAGTAAGTGCTTGGATTAGGTATGCTAAGTTTGAAATGAAGAATGGGGAGATTGCCAAGGCGAGGAATGTGTATGAGAGGGCGGTAGAGAAGTTGGCTGATGACGAGGAAGCAGAGGAGTTGTTTGTTGCTTTTGCAGAGTTTGAAGAGAAATGTAAAGAGACGGACCGTGCAAGGTGTATTTATAAGTTTGCTTTGGATCATATACCGAAAGGGAGAGCAGAGGATTTGTATAGGAAGTTCGTTGCGTTTGAGAAACAGTATGGTGATAAGGAAGGAATTGAAGATGCTATTGTTGGAAAGAGGAGGTTTCAGTATGAAGATGAAGTGCGGAAGAATCCATTGAATTATGACTGTTGGTTTGATTACATTAGGTTAGAAGAGAGCGTTGGGAATAAAGAGAGGATTAGAGAGGTTTATGAACGTGCAATTGCAAATGTGCCACCTGCTGAGGAAAAGAGATACTGgcagagatatatatatttgtg GATAAATTATGCTCTGTATGAAGAACTCGATGCAGGAGATGTTGAGAGAACACGGGACGTTTATAG GGAATGTCTGAACCTAATTCCACACAAGAAGTTTTCATTTGCAAAGATATGGCTTTTAGCTGGCCAGTTTGAAATACGGCAATTGAATCTCAAGGGTGCTCGCCAAATTTTAGGCAATGCCATTGGTAAAGCTCCCAAAGATAAG atttttaagaaatatattgaGATAGAGCTGCAACTTGGTAATATTGATCGCTGCCGAAAGCTTTATGAGAAGTATTTAGAGTGGGCACCAGAGAATTGTTATGCTTGGAGCAAATATGCAGAATTGGAGAGATCCTTGGCCGAAACGGACCGAGCACGAGCAATTTTTGAGCTTGCAATTGCACAACCAGCCTTGGACATGCCAGAGTTATTGTGGAAG GCAtatattgattttgaaatatCTGAAGGGGAATATGATAGAACACGACAGCTTTATGAGAGACTATTGGATCGAACAAAGCATTTAAAGGTTTGGATTAGTTATGCTAAATTTGAGGCATCTGCAATGGAAGAGGTTGTTCAGGGTACAGAGTCAGAAGAAGACCAGAAGAGGAAGTGTATTCAAAATGCAAGAA GGGTCTTTGAGAAAGCAGTTAACTACTTCAGAACGTCTGCACCTGAATTAAAGGAGGAACGTGCTATGCTTTTGGAAGAATGGTTGAACACAGAGGCCAATTTTGGCGAGTTAGGTGATGTTAGCTTAGTCCAACCTAAGCTTCCTAAAAAACTCAAGAAGAGGAGGCCTATTGCTTCAGAAGATGGTCTTACTGG GCTGGAGGAATATATAGATTATATATTCCCAGAAGAAACTCAGGCCCCAAATCTAAAGATCTTGGAAGCTGCATATCGCTGGAAGAAGCAAAAGGTGTCTACCGAAGATTAA
- the LOC8288051 gene encoding COP1-interactive protein 1 produces the protein MESTENRDNVEDIEQMKENKQEIETKVARILKLIKSNGQDKKGKLSEDSMRISELIGLVHDFHKQYQFLYSQYDNLRGEIGKRARGRKEKENSSSTPTSDSEYYSSEDIENGVPINRHNKSSDSIKAELDTEDFEASANLQYMTAFGKSPKAEITRKDQKNKAQERKREFSTLVKVQEVHGSQASAEIKELEGQLTMLRMELESLHSLKNGLEVQIEEKENEAKRLVETNAQLHTRISELELMSEEKGNKISAMTVQMKKVENNLTSRIQVLVTQVKDLQLETDYLRAELAEMEGSKRYKKSTQVKGLKDQFKIMQQELESLRREKTESQLQLDMKIKETNGNLSQIEALKNEIASKNGQEQGMLKEKEGFLAQMDDLKLEVNSLHDQNNELEEMIRSKNKEVDELREEKGGLQDKILELEKKLAEREDELSNKKYEHEDNEAYTQIVALKAQVNSLQQELDSSVAEKRKLEEQNERLKQKSAENLMQVENEILNLTSKIEDQQKTLKEKDDTIKKFSEESKLIKHHSLDSQKQPSNTDSPKYRSMSATDSPKYRSMDSAKLNHNVFERKIDELAEKFQMKMENHIRLLSRRIRVAEQLHAETRESHKKVLEKLEQENKELHEKKAACEAEAKKMKDMLLESGSNMLTGLDIMMKKMDEENGKFLRRISRISNELQVAKNCLTGKKDEVEKLNYNMETEEESEGDRRNAASKLGRKVEDLEQKLKERDEGMSSLGEEKREAIRQLCVLIEYHRHRYDHLKEAVSKMPIRFKKPT, from the exons ATGGAATCCACTGAGAATCGTGATAATGTTGAAGACATCGAAcagatgaaagaaaataaacaag AAATAGAAACGAAAGTTGCAAGGATCTTGAAACTTATCAAGAGCAATGGCCAAGACAAGAAAGGTAAGCTCTCAGAAGACTCGATGAGAATCTCAGAACTAATTGGACTTGTTCACGACTTCCACAAACAGTATCAGTTTCTCTATTCACAATATGATAATCTTAGAGGAGAGATTGGGAAAAGAGCACGTGGccgaaaagaaaaggaaaattctTCTTCTACACCAACCTCTGATTCGGAGTACTACTCCTCTGAGGACATTGAAAATGGTGTTCCGATAAATAGGCATAACAAGTCATCAGACAGCATTAAGGCAGAGCTTGACACCGAAGATTTTGAGGCATCAGCTAACTTGCAATACATGACAGCTTTTGGAAAATCGCCAAAGGCGGAAATTACCAGAAAAGATCAGAAGAACAAAGCGCAAGAGCGAAAACGAGAATTTTCAACCCTTGTTAAGGTGCAAGAGGTTCATGGGAGTCAAGCATCAGCTGAGATAAAGGAGTTGGAAGGTCAGTTAACAATGCTGAGAATGGAGCTGGAATCGTTGCACAGCTTGAAAAATGGTCTTGAAGTGCAGattgaagagaaagaaaatgaagcgAAACGACTTGTTGAGACAAATGCACAACTTCATACCCGAATCTCAGAGCTTGAGTTGATGTCagaagagaaaggaaataaaatcTCTGCGATGACCGTGCAGATGAAAAAAGTTGAGAACAATTTGACATCTAGGATACAAGTTCTGGTGACACAGGTTAAAGATCTGCAATTGGAGACAGATTACTTGCGGGCAGAGCTAGCTGAAATGGAAGGaagtaaaagatataaaaaatcaacTCAGGTCAAGGGCTTAAAGGACCAATTCAAAATCATGCAGCAGGAATTAGAATCTCTTCGCAGGGAGAAAACTGAATCGCAACTTCAACTAgacatgaaaataaaagaaactaatggAAACCTGAGTCAGATAGAAGCTCTGAAAAACGAAATAGCAAGTAAGAACGGTCAGGAACAAGGAATgctaaaagagaaagaaggatTTCTTGCGCAGATGGATGATTTGAAATTGGAAGTGAACTCCTTACATGATCAGAACAATGAATTGGAAGAGATGATAAGAAGTAAAAACAAAGAAGTGGATGAGCTAAGAGAAGAAAAGGGTGGGCTacaagataaaattttggaattGGAGAAGAAGTTGGCGGAGAGAGAAGACGAGCTTTCTAATAAGAAATATGAACATGAGGACAATGAAGCTTATACTCAGATTGTGGCACTAAAAGCACAGGTTAACAGCCTACAACAGGAATTGGATTCCTCAGTAGCTGagaaaaggaagttggaggaacAAAATGAAAGGCTAAAGCAAAAGTCTGCAGAAAACCTGATGCAGGTTGAAAAtgaaattcttaatttaacAAGCAAGATTGAAGACCAACAGAAGACcctgaaagaaaaagatgataCCATCAAAAAGTTTTCTGAAGAGAGCAAATTAATCAAACACCATTCACTAGATTCGCAAAAACAACCATCGAACACTGATTCCCCTAAATATCGATCAATGTCAGCCACCGATTCCCCCAAATATCGATCAATGGATTCTGCCAAGTTAAATCACAATGTTTTCGAAAGAAAGATCGATGAACTTGCAGAAAAGTTCCAGATGAAAATGGAGAATCATATCCGCCTTTTGTCTAGGAGAATCCGAGTTGCTGAACAGCTACATGCTGAAACTAGGGAAAGCCACAAGAAGGTACTAGAGAAGCTTGAGCAAGAAAATAAGGAGCTTCATGAAAAGAAAGCAGCATGTGAAGCTGAAGCGAAGAAAATGAAGGATATGCTGTTGGAATCAGGAAGCAATATGCTGACAGGATTGGATATAATGATGAAGAAAATGGACGAGGAAAATGGGAAGTTCTTGAGAAGAATTTCAAGAATCTCGAATGAGCTTCAGGTTGCAAAGAATTGTTTAACAGGGAAAAAGGATGAGGTCGAGAAACTGAATTATAACATGGAAACAGAAGAAGAGAGCGAGGGAGACAGGCGGAATGCTGCAAGCAAACTAGGCAGGAAAGTGGAAGATTTAGAGCAGAAACTGAAAGAGAGAGACGAAGGTATGTCAAGTCTCGGTGAAGAGAAAAGGGAGGCAATTAGGCAGCTTTGTGTATTGATAGAGTATCATCGCCACCGCTATGATCATCTCAAAGAAGCAGTATCAAAGATGCCTATTAGATTCAAGAAACCAACTTAA